The following coding sequences are from one Halictus rubicundus isolate RS-2024b chromosome 11, iyHalRubi1_principal, whole genome shotgun sequence window:
- the Mi-2 gene encoding chromodomain-helicase-DNA-binding protein Mi-2 homolog isoform X4: MASDEEVDESYAGEDDLDETGGQVSNVGQPVDGSSDAEESQRLEEDDDYEPEERKKKKGKKRKARSEDKKGKKKKKKKKSDSGDESDFGGGGETGDVGGDDSDYAGNRKSRKSSSRKSSSHTTPAPPSQEPTTGMPTIEEVCNTFGLTDVQIEYTDAEFQNLTTYKLFQQHVRPLLAKENPKVPMSKLMMLVAAKWRDFSELNPHTQPDADVSSANVDEDNRNSRSNRGGTVQEGEDEEDDDEDSDRKRKSRGSRAKKGKKASKVPTLKIKLGKRKRGSSDEEAEGSAAGTDRDSDMEFEQMLADAEEPSGVDGVSKGAAEESGVEPPAEPPVRRKAKTKIGNKTKKKKKTKTTSKFPDGEEGLQTDHQDYCEVCQQGGEIILCDTCPRAYHLVCLEPELEETPEGKWSCPHCEGEGAAEDDDEHMEFCRICKDGGELLCCDSCTSAYHTHCLNPPLSEIPDGDWKCPRCSCPPLCGKVAKILTWRWKECSETPSEEPSTSKAAPKQRKIREFFVKWADMSYWHCDWITELQLDVFHPLMFRNYSRKYDMDEPPKLEEPLDESDSRVKRLKEQDGATNRDEYNLEERFYRYGVRPEWLVVHRVINHRLSRDGRATYLVKWRELGYDQATWEDEHEDIPGLKQAIEYYLDLRAANCCDGSSSRKGKKGKGKKSKTRELIDDEERTPKRYTPPPEKPTTDLKKKYERQPEYLDQTGMQLHPYQLEGLNWLRYSWGQGIDTILADEMGLGKTIQTITFLYSLYKEGHCKGPFLVSVPLSTIINWEREFETWAPDFYCVTYVGDKDSRIVIRENELSFEEGAVRGGRASKIRSSQIKFNVLLTSYELISIDSACLGSIDWAVLVVDEAHRLKSNQSKFFRLLASYNIAYKLLLTGTPLQNNLEELFHLLNFLCRDKFNDLAAFQNEFADISKEEQVKKLHELLGPHMLRRLKADVLKNMPSKSEFIVRVELSPMQKKYYKYILTKNFEALNPKGGGQQVSLLNIMMDLKKCCNHPYLFPSASQEAPTAPNGSYETSALIKAAGKLVLLSKMLKKLRDDGHRVLIFSQMTKMLDILEDYLEGEGYKYERIDGNITGAQRQEAIDRFNAPGAQQFVFLLSTRAGGLGINLATADTVIIYDSDWNPHNDIQAFSRAHRIGQANKVMIYRFVTRNSVEERVTQVAKRKMMLTHLVVRPGMGGKGANFSKQELDDILRFGTEELFKEEEGKEDEAIHYDDKAVAELLDRSKEGIEQKENWANEYLSSFKVASYVTKEGETEEEADTEIIKQEAENTDPAYWIKLLRHHYEQQQEDIARTLGKGKRVRKQVNYNDGVVTGEQGTRDDQPWQENLSDYNSDFSAPSDDDKEDDDFDEKGDGDLLSRRSRRRLERRDEKDRPLPPLLARVNGNIEVLGFNARQRKAFLNAIMRYGMPPQDAFNSQWLVRDLRGKSEKNFKAYVSLFMRHLCEPGADNAEAFADGVPREGLSRQHVLTRIGVMSLIRKKVQEFEHINGYYSMPEMIRKPVEPVKMEPGGDAATGTSSTSATPATSNAPSPSPAATPTPMSAPGTTADVAKTNSDAVEPKEIKEEQKDKESPEAKDLKDESKDSKEDEESNTEKDKEDVKKEEKDTETETLDKEKDKTETKDEKSTMKEEKSEGNEGNKPKQDSEEDVVIVKDDEEETEKRDDKDNKEKDIKDCDTEVLKPKRKFMFNIADGGFTELHTLWLNEEKAAVPGREYEIWHRRHDYWLLAGIVTHGYGRWQDIQNDIRFAIINEPFKMDVGKGNFLEIKNKFLARRFKLLEQALVIEEQLRRAAYLNLTQDPNHPAMSLNARFAEVECLAESHQHLSKESLAGNKPANAVLHKVLNQLEELLSDMKSDVSRLPATLARIPPVAQRLQMSERSILSRLAATAPGGSSSQSGQAALLAQQYPAGFSSGQLPATFAGPANFGNFRPQYSVPGQPPQGFTA; encoded by the exons ATGGCGTCCGACGAGGAGGTGGACGAGAGCTACGCGG GTGAAGATGATTTAGATGAAACTGGGGGTCAAGTTTCGAATGTTGGCCAGCCAGTGGATGGATCGTCCGATGCGGAAGAATCTCAGAGATTA GAAGAAGACGACGATTATGAGCccgaagagagaaagaagaagaaaggaaagaaacGAAAAGCACGTAGCGAAGAcaagaaaggaaagaaaaagaagaagaagaaaaaatctGATTCCGGAGAT GAAAGCGACTTTGGAGGAGGCGGTGAGACAGGTGATGTGGGTGGAGATGACAGTGACTATGCAGGGAAtagaaaaagcagaaaatcTTCGTCGAGAAAATCATCTAGTCACACCACACCAGCTCCTCCGAGTCAGGAGCCTACCACGGGCATGCCAACTATCGAAGAAGTTTGTAACACTTTTGGATTGACAGATGTACAGATCGAATACACAGACGCAGAGTTCCAGAATTTAACAACGTATAAATTATTCCAACAACACGTCAGACCTCTTCTAGCTAAGGAAAATCCAAAA GTACCAATGTCGAAGCTTATGATGTTGGTAGCCGCGAAATGGCGAGATTTTTCCGAATTGAATCCTCACACTCAACCCGATGCGGACGTTTCGTCCGCTAATGTGGACGAAGATAATAGAAATTCGAGGTCGAATCGCGGCGGCACGGTACAAGAAGGTGAAGACGAAGAGGATGACGACGAAGACAGCGATAGAAAACGAAAATCGAGAGGATCGAGGGCTAAGAAGGGAAAGAAAGCTTCTAAAGTACCCACGTTGAAAATCAAACTTGGAAAGCGTAAACGAGGAAGCTCG GACGAGGAAGCAGAAGGCAGCGCAGCCGGTACCGACAGAGATTCCGATATGGAGTTCGAGCAAATGTTGGCCGATGCCGAAGAGCCATCTGGAGTGGACGGGGTGAGTAAAGGGGCTGCCGAAGAGAGCGGTGTCGAACCCCCGGCAGAGCCACCCGTCCGCAGGAAGGCAAAAACTAAAATTGGAAACaagacaaagaaaaagaaaaaaacgaaaaCCACCTCCAAGTTTCCGGATGGGGAAGAGGGCCTCCAG ACGGATCATCAGGACTATTGCGAAGTATGTCAACAAGGCGGCGAAATTATATTGTGCGACACATGTCCCAGAGCGTACCATCTAGTGTGTTTGGAGCCCGAGTTGGAGGAAACACCCGAAGGAAAATGGAGTTGTCCTCATTGCGAAGGAGAAG GCGCAGCAGAGGATGACGACGAACACATGGAGTTCTGTAGAATATGTAAAGACGGCGGTGAATTGCTGTGCTGCGATAGTTGCACCAGCGCGTATCACACGCACTGTTTAAATCCACCGCTCTCCGAAATTCCTGACGGTGACTGGAAATGTCCGAGATGTTCTTGTCCACCTCTATGCGGCAAAGTCGCCAAGATTTTGACGTGGAGGTGGAAAGAATGCTCGGAAACGCCGTCGGAGGAGCCTTCGACGAGTAAGGCTGCTCCGAAACAACGGAAAATACGGGAATTCTTCGTGAAATGGGCTGACATGTCGTACTGGCACTGTGACTGGATCACAGAGTTACAGCTAGACGTTTTCCATCCGCTCATGTTTCGAAATTACTCACGAAAGTACGATATGGACGAACCACCGAAGCTGGAAGAGCCGTTGGACGAGAGCGATTCTCGTGTGAAACGATTGAAGGAACAGGACGGTGCTACGAACAGAGACGAGTATAATTTAGAAGAACGGTTCTATCGTTACGGGGTCCGGCCAGAGTGGCTCGTGGTGCATCGAGTAATTAATCATCGGCTATCGAGAGACGGCCGCGCGACCTATCTAGTTAAGTGGAGAGAGCTGGGATACGATCAAGCCACCTGGGAAGACGAACACGAGGACATTCCGGGCTTGAAACAGGCGATCGAGTATTACTTGGATCTTAGGGCAGCGAATTGTTGCGACGGCAGTTCCTCCCGCAAAGGCAAAAAGG GCAAAGGTAAAAAGTCGAAGACTCGTGAACTTATCGACGACGAGGAAAGAACACCTAAAAGATATACTCCGCCGCCCGAGAAGCCTACTACCGATCTCAAAAAGAAGTACGAGCGGCAGCCAGAATATTTGGATCAGACGGGAATGCAGTTGCATCCTTATCAATTGGAG GGTTTGAATTGGTTGAGATATTCGTGGGGTCAAGGAATAGACACTATTTTGGCGGACGAGATGGGTCTTGGTAAAACCATTCAAACCATAACTTTTCTGTACTCGCTGTACAAGGAAGGCCATTGCAAAGGACCGTTCTTGGTTTCCGTTCCTCTGTCAACCATCATCAATTGGGAGCGTGAATTTGAAACCTGGGCGCCTGACTTCTACTGCGTTACATACGTCG GTGACAAGGACAGTCGTATAGTGATCCGCGAGAATGAATTGTCCTTCGAAGAGGGCGCTGTACGCGGTGGTAGAGCGTCGAAAATCCGCTCGTCTCAGATAAAGTTCAACGTGTTGCTTACCAGTTACGAACTAATTTCTATCGACTCGGCGTGTTTGGGATCCATAGATTGGGCCGTGTTGGTGGTAGACGAGGCGCACAGGTTGAAATCTAATCAGTCCAAGTTCTTCAGGCTTTTGGCGTCGTACAATATCGCGTACAAGTTGCTGTTGACCGGTACTCCGTTGCAGAACAACCTCGAAGAGTTGTTCCATCTGCTGAACTTTTTGTGCCGCGACAAATTCAACGACCTGGCCGCGTTTCAGAACGAATTCGCGGACATTTCGAAGGAGGAGCAGGTGAAAAAGTTGCACGAATTGCTCGGCCCTCACATGTTGAGGCGATTGAAGGCCGACGTGCTAAAGAACATGCCGAGCAAGTCGGAGTTTATCGTCCGCGTGGAGCTGTCGCCGATGCAGAAGAAGTATTACAAGTACATTCTGACGAAAAACTTCGAGGCATTGAACCCGAAGGGAGGCGGTCAACAAGTGTCGTTGTTGAACATCATGATGGACTTGAAGAAATGCTGCAACCATCCTTACTTGTTCCCATCGGCGTCTCAAGAGGCGCCGACCGCGCCGAACGGTAGCTACGAAACGTCCGCGTTGATCAAAGCGGCCGGCAAGCTGGTGCTGCTCAGCAAAATGTTGAAGAAACTGAGGGACGACGGCCACAGAGTACTGATATTCTCGCAGATGACGAAAATGTTGGACATCCTCGAGGACTATCTCGAAGGAGAAGGTTACAAGTACGAGAGAATCGACGGTAACATTACGGGCGCCCAGCGACAAGAGGCTATAGACAGATTCAATGCTCCCGGCGCCCAACAGTTCGTTTTCTTGCTCTCTACTCGCGCGGGTGGTCTGGGTATCAACTTGGCCACGGCCGACACTGTGATCATATACGATTCCGATTGGAATCCGCACAACGATATCCAGGCGTTCAGCAGAGCCCACAGGATCGGCCAAGCGAACAAGGTGATGATCTACCGATTCGTCACTCGTAATTCCGTGGAGGAGCGGGTCACTCAAGTAGCCAAACGGAAAATGATGCTGACGCATTTGGTCGTTAGACCCGGAATGGGCGGGAAGGGCGCCAATTTCAGCAAACAAGAACTGGATGACATCTTGCGATTCGGCACGGAGGAACTGTTCAAGGAGGAGGAGGGTAAAGAAGACGAGGCCATTCACTATGATGACAAGGCTGTCGCTGAACTGTTGGACAGAAGCAAGGAGGGTATCGAGCAGAAGGAGAACTGGGCAAACGAATACTTGAGCTCTTTCAAAGTCGCATCGTACGTGACCAAGGAAGGTGAGACGGAAGAGGAGGCGGACACGGAGATTATTAAGCAGGAAGCCGAGAACACGGATCCTGCTTATTGGATCAAGCTTCTGAGGCACCATTACGAACAACAGCAAGAAGACATTGCGAGAACCCTCGGAAAAG GCAAACGAGTACGCAAACAGGTCAACTACAACGATGGAGTCGTAACCGGGGAACAAGGGACAAGGGACGATCAACCCTGGCAAGAGAATCTGTCCGACTATAACAGCGACTTCAGCGCGCCGAGCGACGACGACAAAGAAGACGACGACTTCGATGAGAAGGGCGACGGAGATCTATTGTCTCGCAGGAGCAGACGAAGATTGGAGAGGAGGGACGAGAAGGATCGACCTCTGCCACCATTGCTCGCTAGAGTCAACGGAAATATCGAA GTGTTGGGCTTCAACGCCAGACAGAGGAAAGCATTCCTAAACGCGATCATGCGTTACGGCATGCCGCCACAGGATGCGTTTAACTCTCAGTG GCTGGTGAGAGACTTGCGAGGTAAATCGGAGAAAAACTTCAAAGCTTATGTGTCGCTGTTCATGCGACATCTCTGCGAGCCTGGCGCCGACAACGCCGAGGCGTTCGCGGACGGCGTACCGAGAGAAGGTCTCAGCAGACAACACGTCTTGACGAGAATCGGCGTAATGTCATTGATCAGAAAGAAG GTTCAAGAGTTTGAGCACATCAACGGTTACTACTCGATGCCCGAGATGATTCGGAAGCCGGTCGAACCGGTGAAAATGGAACCCGGTGGTGATGCAGCAACCGGGACCAGTAGCACCAGTGCCACACCAGCCACATCGAATGCCCCTAGTCCAAGCCCTGCTGCAACTCCCACCCCCATGTCCGCACCCGGAACCACCGCGGATGTTGCCAAAACAAATTCTGATGCGGTTGAACCGAAGGAGATTAAGGAAGAGCAGAAGGATAAGGAG AGTCCAGAAGCGAAAGATCTGAAGGACGAGTCCAAAGATTCCAAGGAAGACGAAGAGAGTAACACCGAAAAGGACAAGGAAGACGTAAAGAAGGAGGAAAAGGACACGGAGACGGAAACCTTGGACAAAGAGAAAGATAAAACGGAGACCAAGGACGAGAAATCCACAATGAAAGAAGAGAAATCCGAGGGTAACGAGGGTAACAAACCCAAACAAGACTCCGAGGAGGATGTGGTAATCGTAAAAGACGACGAAGAAGAGACCGAAAAGCGCGATGACAAGGACAATAAGGAAAAAGACATAAAGGATTGTGATACGGAGGTGTTGAAGCCCAAACGAAAGTTTATGTTTAACATCGCCGACGGTGGGTTCACGGAATTGCACACGTTATGGTTAAACGAAGAGAAGGCTGCGGTGCCTGGTCGCGAGTACGAGATATGGCATCGGAGACATGACTATTGGCTCCTGGCCGGTATAGTTACCCACGGCTACGGTCGTTGGCAGGACATCCAGAATGATATCAG GTTCGCCATAATTAACGAACCCTTCAAGATGGACGTAGGCAAGGGAAACTTcttagaaataaaaaataagttCTTGGCTCGACGGTTTAAGTTGCTGGAGCAAGCGTTGGTGATAGAGGAACAGTTAAGAAGAGCCGCGTACCTGAACCTAACGCAGGATCCTAATCACCCTGCGATGAGTCTAAACGCGAGATTCGCTGAAGTCGAGTGCCTTGCCGAATCCCATCAACATCTTAGCAAAGAGAGTCTTGCCGGCAATAAGCCAGCAAACGCTGTGTTGCATAAG GTACTGAACCAATTGGAGGAACTGTTGTCCGATATGAAGTCGGACGTGAGTCGCCTACCGGCGACTCTGGCTCGCATTCCACCTGTTGCACAGAGACTTCAAATGTCCGAAAGATCGATATTGAGCCGTTTGGCCGCGACTGCACCCGGTGGTAGTAGTTCCCAGTCTGGACAAGCAGCTCTATTAGCACAGCAATATCCTGCAGGTTTCTCTAGCGGTCAGTTGCCAGCCACTTTCGCGGGGCCAGCCAATTTCGGCAATTTCCGACCACAATACTCAGTACCGGGTCAACCACCGCAAGGATTCACAG cTTGA